The genomic region tttacaagttttaacgttcgcgaatcaccggtcaacttgggtggtcaattgtctatatgaaacatatttcaattaatcaagtcttaacaagtttgattgtttaacatgttggaaacatttaatcatataaatatcaatctcaattaatatatataaacatggaaaagttcgggtcactacaaaatatgGGCTAGAAAAAGTTATCAATTATTCCACTCTTAGCAAAGAAAACTATTGCTTTATGTCCAGCCTAGACAAAAGTATAGAACCCACTTCTTATGACCAAGCCATCAGAGACCCTAATTGGGTTAATGCTATGAATAATGAAATGAGAGCTTTACTAGAAAACAAAACATGGGTTCTTACTGACTTACCTGCTGGCAGAGAACCTGTTGGAAGTAAATGGATATACAAGATAAAGTATAAGTCCACAGGTGAAATTGATAGGTATAAGGCTAGACTTGTTGCCAAAGGGTATAGTCAAAGGGAGGGTCTAGACTATGATGATACTTTTTCTCCTGTGGTTAAAATGGTAACTGTGAGACGCTTGTTAACCCTAGCTATTAAGAATGACTGGAAATTATACCAACTAGATGTTAACAATGCCTTCTTATACGGTGACCTTGTTGAAGATGTCTATATGGAATTACCCCAAGGCTATTACTCTGCTAATGAAACCAAAGTATGCAAGTTGGTTAAATCTCTTTATGGCCTAAAACAAGCCCCTAGACAATGGAATGAAAAATTGTCTATGACCCTAAAGGAACATGGTTTTGTGCAAAGTATGAGTGACTATTCTTTATATGTTAAGGAGTCTGATTCTGTGTTTTTGGTTGTGTtagtgtatgttgatgacataattgtgactggaaatgatgaaaatgaGGTTTGTAAAGTTAAACATTTTTTGAAAACTAAGTTTCAAATTAAAGACCTTGGTGAATTAAAGTATTTTTTTGGAATTGAAGTTTTAAAAACTGAAAATGGTATATGCTTATCTCAAAGAATGTACTGTGTTGAACTACTTGATGAATTTGGCTTGGTGGGAAGTAAACATGTTGGTGCTCCTCTTGAGTCTAACCCTGTGATTAATTCTGAACCCACTAATGGTGACAAAAGGCTTACTGATGTTACCAAATACCAACAATTAATTGGAAAACTTATATATCTTACCATGACAAGGCTAGACATATCTTTCTCTGTTCAATGCCTCAGCCAGTTCATTCACGACCCCTTACAATCTCATCTCAAGATTGCATTGAGACTTCTGAGATACTTAAAAGGCTCTCCAGGTAAAGGTATTGTCATTTCTAAATCTGACACTACTTCTCTCTCTGCCTATGTTGATGCTGACTGGGGTAAGTGTCTGAACTCTAGAAAATCCATTATTGGTTACTCTGTATTTTTTTGTGGATCCTTAGTTTCttggaaaagcaagaaacaaaGCACTGTATCCAGATCCTCCACAGAATCTGAATACAGGGCTATGGCTTCTGTTACATGTAAACTTTTGTGGATTTTAAAAATTCTAAATGATCTTAAAGTCAAAAATCATTTACCAATTGATCTTTATTGTGACAATAGGTCTGCTATCCAAATAGCAGCCAACCCTATTCTCCATGAAAGAACGAAACACTTTGAAATTGACTTACATATTGTAAGAAATAAATATAACTATGAAGTTCTTAACATTATCAACATTGAGTCTGAAAATCAAATAGCTGCCATTTTTACCAAAGGGTTGGGCATTAGTCAACATTCTTTCTTATGTGATAAACTTGGTCTCGTGGACTTATTTCAGGCTTAGATTGAGGGGGTGTTAAATTATATTTCAATCTTAAGCATGAATATTTTAATGTTTCTCTTAGTGTGTTGTAGGTGGAGAATATTTGATCTTTATTGTGGTGTCCAACTCATCTTGTCATATCCGTTGGTGGCTAGTACTTTTATCACTTAAAAATAGCAAAGAAGTGATGTAAAGTAAAAAGATTAAAGTAGTGATTGCTTGGTCCTTAAAAGCTTGAGCAGAAGAGCACGCGTACTCATTGATCGATATTTATCTCTTATCTCTGGTCCTTTTTAGAGTTTTATATACTCTTCTTTTTTCATTCAATCTTATAAAGCTCTTTCTCTCTGTTGATCTTATCTTTGATCTTCTTCTTAATCTATCTTCACTAaacattattatcatctttattatctcTATCGTATGTTATTCTGAAGATTGTAGTTTACATCTTTGTTACTTAATCTTGGTTCTTGTATTCACATGTAATCTTGGTGACTGTTTCTATGTTGATTAATAAAGACTGAGTTTGATTTTGTTATTCTAACACATAAAGATTACTtcgtattaattattgttatttaacaATTATTCTTTTATTCAAACATATTAAACAACTCAATTATGTgagtttaattggttaaattatataaaattaaaataagtgTACTGGTATATTTAAatatgttttttttctttttcttaagTGTAGTACGAGTAAATAGTTTAACGATAAACATATAATTTTGTACAACATCCCGTTCGGAGCAACACGCGGGTTACCCTAATACTAGTTCACAACTAAAAAACTCAATTTACTTACTGATGAATAAATTCTGATGATACCTATTTGTTATACCGAGACAATTAGAAATCGTTTAGTCCTTCAAAAAGTAGAGGTATTCATTTGGCGCGCTTGATGAAGGTCGTATCCTTGTTCGTGTTGAACTAGACAAGAGGGTTGACTTGCATTCAGTGCGCTCCTCTATGTGATGATAGCCTTGAATTTGTTGATCATGCCCCAACTCTTTGTAAACATGTATCATTGGTGGGGACTTGGTAGAATGACTAATCTTAGCATCAATGAAGCAACTAGTGGCATTTGTAATTGAGTAGTTTCCGATTTGGGATCAATGACATGGCTAGATGTGGAATGGTCATGCGCCTATTTGATTTGGAAAAACCGTTACCAAACGGTATTCAAAGACAAATTGTGGAATGGACAAGTAGCTCTAAATGAAATTCAAGCGCTAACCTTTGCTTGGGTTACgagaagagttaaatgtaaatagaTCAGGTGGTTAATATGGTCAATTAACAAACCCTGAAAGTTACCTGATGTCCTAATTCATGCGCAAATGTGTAGCTCTTCCAGTTACAACCTCTACACCTTTAAATAGTATCGAGTAGGAGTAGGGATGACAATGGTCATCCGATCCGATGGATATCCACCTGATCCGATCCACGTTGAGTGGATATGGATTACGTAACATCTGATCCGATGAATACGGATATGGATGATAAGTTTAGTGGATCGGATATTGAGGAAAATTTGTAATCTATGAATAAACTCGTTTGACCCGAAATaacaagatatattaatatataaccagaattgataatatatatatatatatatatatatatatatatatatatatatatatatatatatatataactacttttagtttttttttttggcaaaaaactatAACTTTATAAAACTCGAGCTTCATCAAAAAGATGAAAACCCGCAACAAAGATACAAAACGAGGCACCGAGGCCCGCACAAGACTAAACAACCACTACAAGAACCTAACATGCTAACATTAAAGAACTAAGAAACCAAAAAACTTTATAAACCTACACGTTAACCTTTTATAGAACCTTTTTTCTTAACCTTGAACCCCTTCCTCACTATACGTTTCGGAAGCGCCTTCGAATTAAGCAGTTTACCTTCCACCCTAATACATCCTTCAAGATCTTTCGCCACCTCCTCAAAAAAACTATTAGTCAAACCCGATGTCTTACCTTCATCTGGAGTAGTTTGTATGGAGTAGTTTGTTTGGTTCATTAAATTAAGTACATTAGTGTTATTTTATAGGTTTTAGTGTAATTTCATGTAACCAACAAAGTGATAAATGAATATACAATCGATACTTTAGAAATGTCAATACGTCATATATTGTCTTTTGGTGCTACAAATAGTAGCAAATGTGTCTTTcgattgtataaactgttaatgactATTATTTTAGATCGGATAAAGTAAACACCACTCACGATTGTACAAAATATAATAattgatatggatatggatgattatCCATTAGCCCGCTTAActcgacggatatggatatggatggatgaattgaaattaaatggatatggataaagATATGGAATTGAAAATTTAAATGGATAAGGATATGGATATGATGTCATTCGAtacatatccgatccattgtcatcgcTAAGTAGGAGTCTTTAGATAGTAAATGTATGTATCTTAGTTGTTATATCTGTATTATTCCATTAATAAAATCATATATTCTTTGCTTCCGTACAATAATTGTAAGTTGAGTTAATGAGTTTAACGGCAATATATTTTTCTTATGATATAGGAGTATCAAATTGGGGATCTTTTAAGCATAGCTACTATGTAACAATTTTTGACATGTTGAAAATAAGGTTGTGACTTGATAAAGAACCATATATATTCTTGTATAACGATAGATAGATAGATCAACTTGCTTGATAAAGTTTCACTAACAACATTCAAGAAAATCATGTGAATTAATAATAAATCATAAATCACTAATGTTTATAAAAGTGTCAAAAATTATAAAACATTTGATAATAGCTAGTGTtggaaaattacggtctcactaattcccaccacccagaccaacaataacagtaaagaaataagaacaatacacaacacaagatttaacgtggaaactccaaaacaggagaaaaaccaccggcccacaaagagagaaatacactatatcacaaattgttacaatgatatagacgactctcttaagccaactacactctccaaaatatttaactaatacaactctcaaacaagggtaagaaagaaagaaagaatcaaatacttaaagtgtattgattggtgcaaattggaatgaaacttagccctccttttataaccaagtcacatacctccaactttctcctcccacctatgtgagATAACATTATTCACAAATACAAAGCAACCATATccatttcttctaaccaaaactctAACAAGCATCTAGCAACATGTTAAGTATATGCAGTCTCCTGTAACGTTAACAATGTAACATTCACGGTGGTTGTCAAGATCAAGATCCTATTTATGATCATCTTGTCTTTGAAAGATCAGGATTGAAAGCTCATGTTGGTATATTACATAAACGAATACTTAAAATGTGTGCAACAATTACAACACTAATTTGTGACAAAATCATGATGTTTTTATATACTAATTTCCCAAACACTAATTTCAAATAATTTTGGTACTCTGTTGTGGCAAACAACAAGTATATCTACCTATAAGGAGACGAAAATACTCATATCCATCCATAATGAGGTATTAAGTAACCATATAACAAAAACAAATCAACAGCAATTAATCATATGAACTTCAAACACACATTACGAGGAAACAAAAATAAACAATAGCGATGAActgaattataaaaaaaaaaaaaaaaaaaggaaagaaaaacaGAGAAGTAGCTAACCATCAAAATCTAGCTGTAGATAGACTCATAAACTGATACATATAGGGCCATTGAAAAAATCGACGACATACTCGTTCATCAATGCGTGAAAAAGTAATATCATGGAGCTTGTAATAAGTCTTCAATTCCAAATTTAACCTCACTATTTTTTCAGGTATTTCAACTACCAAAAATGAATCATCTTCTTTTTCTCCCAACACAAGAGCCAATACATCAAACTCAACTGTAACATCATATCTAACATTAACAATTTCACCCAACGGTCCACCAAATTGCTCAAGATCAACATTGTATTTCACAAACCAATCTGAATAATctcttttcaattcatatattttgaTTTTGGGAACGAGAGGACACCCGATTTCAACAAGTAGAAAGTGATCTCGGGACTCGAATATAAAGTTTTTAAAAACAGAATCAAGATGGGCAGAAGGGGTTAGCTTTTGATAAATCATTTGTTGATCCAAATTAAAATACACTATATATCCACTAAAATCAATCCAATGAACGGCGTTGTTCCAATAAACACCACTATTAAACTCAATATCTGAGTATCTAAGCATTTCAACTTTTAATGAAAGCTTGCAAACGCCAGTTTGTGAAGAATACATA from Rutidosis leptorrhynchoides isolate AG116_Rl617_1_P2 chromosome 9, CSIRO_AGI_Rlap_v1, whole genome shotgun sequence harbors:
- the LOC139867731 gene encoding F-box protein At5g07610-like, with translation MAMATDSYSFSSVDKVTSCDDLLTEILLRLPVKSLFRFMSISKHWNSVITNPTLKRRLYPHPDHPSGLFIPTLGRQFIFVPFNVDNPIKAPFITIDIDPSFKSTIVIKQSCNGLLLCCNELACHTRKCVITNKHYVYNPTINEVTTFNGPGIPNYGFSHRGINIAFDPSKSPHYRIIYIYYHRGKHMYQINMYSSQTGVCKLSLKVEMLRYSDIEFNSGVYWNNAVHWIDFSGYIVYFNLDQQMIYQKLTPSAHLDSVFKNFIFESRDHFLLVEIGCPLVPKIKIYELKRDYSDWFVKYNVDLEQFGGPLGEIVNVRYDVTVEFDVLALVLGEKEDDSFLVVEIPEKIVRLNLELKTYYKLHDITFSRIDERFIAIVYFCFLVMCV